The genomic stretch ACGGCTTATGCAGGCATGAAAAAAAATGCCAACGAAGCCACCATGCTGCCGTGGCGAAATGGTCCTTCAACAATATTAGACAGCTTTTATTACAAGCATGGATATTTTCCGGCATTGAACAAAGGCGAGCAAGAAACTGTTGCTGAAGTGAACCCTTTTGAAAAACGCCAGGCTGTTGCCGTAACGCTCGGCGGAAGCTATGATGATTGGGCTGTAAGCCAAATGGCAAAAGAACTTGGCAAGCAAGATGATTATAGCTATTTCGCAAAACGCGGACAGAATTATAAAAATCTTTGGGACAAAGAGAAGCAATTCTTTATGCCGAAAGATGCCAATGGAAATTGGATAAATATCGACCCGAAGTTTGACGGCGGCATGGGCGGAAGAGATTATTATGATGAAAACAACGGCTGGACTTATCTCTGGCAGGTGCAGGAAGATATTCCCGGATTAATCAGTTTAATGTGCGGAAAAAACAAGTTTGAAAACAGGCTTGATCAATTATTTCGCGAAGACCTTGGACGCTCGCGATATGCTTTTTGGGCAAAATTCCCCGATGCGACAGGATTGGTAGGAGAATTTTCGATGGGCAACGAGCCGAGCTTTTTTATTCCGTATTTATATGATTATACAAACGCGCCATGGAAAACGCAGGAGCGCGTAAGGCTTTTATTAAAGACTTGGTTTGATGACAATATTTTTGGCATTCCCGGCGATGAAGACGGCGGCGGCATGTCGGCGTTTGTGGTATTTTCTTCTATGGGCTTTTATCCGGTTACGCCCGGCAGACCGGTTTACGCTATCGGAAGCCCTGTTTTTTCAAAGGTTTTCATTCGTTTGACCAACGGCAAAACATTTACCATGATGGCGCATAATTGTTCCGAAGTAAACAAATATGTTCAGTCTGCAAAAATAAATGGCGTTGAATTGAAGACGCCCTTTTTCACGCATGAGCAATTAATCAACGGCGGTACGCTTGAACTGGAAATGGGCAGCAGACCAAATAAAAGCTGGGGAGTGCAATAGTTTTTGTCAGAACATTAAAAACAATAAAATGAAAATAAAACTTTTAGCCTTAACGCTTATCACTGCAAATATTTTATGCGCACAATCTAAGCACGCGAAAACCACATTGTATCCGACTTACGAAGGGCTTGTAATGGCGGGTTATCAAGGATGGTTCAGGACACCGGGCGATGGAAGCGGCTCGAAACGGTTTTCTTATTTTTCCGATACAAATACTGTCGGTGTGGATTTATGGCCCGATGTAAGCGAATACCAAAAAACCTATCCAACACCTTTTAAATTTTCTGACGGAAGTACGGCAAAGCTTTTCAGTTCTTATGATAAAAGCACGGTGGACTTACATTTCAAGTGGATGCAGCAATACGGCATCGACGGTGTTTTTATGCAACGTTTTTTCGGTACAACGAAATCGCATGATGCAAAAAACAGTTCGCTTGTTGTGTTGAAAAATGCGTTTGAAGCCGCCTCAAAATATAAAAGAGCCATCGCTATCATGTACGACCTTTCGGGTCTGAAAGCTTCCGGCGAAGATTGCAGTTCGATTATTGAGGACTGGAAATATCTGGTAGATTCTTTGCACGTAACCAATCAGCCCGGCACTAAAACTTATCTGCATTATCACGGAAAACCGGTTGTAACCATTTGGGGCTTGGGCTTTCCCGACAGACCTTATAATATCCGCGACATCGGCATTATGCGGCTCATCAATTTTTTGAAATATGACCCTGTTTACGGCGGTTGCGCGATTATGATTGGTGTGCCTACTTATTGGCGCGAACTGGACAACGATTGTGTGAACGACCCTTATCTGCATCAGATTATTAAAAGCTGCGACATCGTTTTGCCCTGGATGGTACAGCGTTTCAGTCCGTTGCTGCATCACGATATGGACCGTTACAGGGATTTGATTGAGAAAGATATTCAATGGTGCAATCAAAATCACCTGGCTTACGTGCCTTGTATTTATCCCGGCTTTAGCTGGCACAATTTAAGTGTACACGCTTTCCCGGATGACATAAAACCGCTCGGTTCTATTCCCCGCGAAGGCGGCAAATTTTACTGGCAGCAAATTTATACTTCATTGAACGCAGGCGCTAAAATGTTGTATGTTGCTATGTTTGACGAAATCAACGAAGGCACGGCGATTTTTAAATGTGTGGACAATCCGCCGTCCGCAGGCAACACGCATTTCACGGGAATGGATGGTAAGCCGAGCGGTTATTATTTGTGGCTTACGGGGCAAGCGGCAGATATGTTGCATGGAAAGAAACCGCTAAGTATTACTGTTCCGGTAAGAAAAAAATAGGTTGAATTTGTCAATGATATTATATTATAATCGCTGTAATAGTTGTTGTAAATGATAAATAGATTTCAATAAACTGTTTTGATATAAAGATTTCTCAAGTATGATTTATTATGAAAATCCACAGATTGATTAAAAGAAAAAATTTCAAAAACAGCACAAAACATTTTTTGGTTTTAATTGTTTTGGTATGCTTTGGCGGATGGGTAAAAACCAATGCACAGTCAGACCCGTTCCTGCCATATTTGAAGACAGTACCTAATGTTATAAAAGTTCTTAGTTGTTTGAATTACGGAACAGGAGACTCGGCAATTACAGTCAAAAAATTTACCATTGGCACACGTGATGATTTGGATACTGTTTATGCAATCATGGCTTATCCTAAAAATCTGCAGGGAAAACATCCGGGTCTCGTTTTTCTCCACGGTGGAGGCAGTAAAGCAGAAGATTTGTTTTATTTAATTCAAGTTGCTATTTAATCAGTAAGTCTATTCAAGGTATAAGCGAAAATAAACATCAATATTTTCAGTAAAAAACCTTTAAAAGTTACAGCGTGAATCTTTCTAAGGAACAGATTTTTGATTTCGCTGAATGTTGTTTCAATTCTTTTTCTGCTGTGTTCTTTCAAAAATCTTACCCAAGGTTCATCCTTTCTTTTGCTGTTGGACTTCCTGCCAATCATTAAATGAATGTTCTCTGCTTCCAACATATCATCTTCGATGGTGTAATCCGTATAAGCGGCATCGCCGTAAATACAACTTTCAGGCGCTACGCTTAACGGCAGCTTTTTCAATGCCTGCACATCGCTCTCACTGCCGGGAACAAAACCAAATTCAACCGGTATGCCTTTCGCTGTTGTCAGCACTTGCACCTTTACTCCGTAAAAATATCTGCGCATACTGCTTTGCCTGCCACGCCATTGTTTGCCTTTCAGCATCTTGCTGCGCGATATTCTTATATTGTCGCAAACCGCTACAGGAAAGGAATCTATCACATAACTGCTTGCTCCGCTGATGTCTTTCAAATACCCGCCAAGCTGAAAAAACATACTGCACAACAATGGCTCTAATCTGTGCAAACGCCTGTTGTATCTGCTTTTGTCCAACATCTGAGGACACATGCCCGTCATTTGCATAAAACCTCTCGCATTATCATGATGTCCCCCCAAATAAAGAGCCGCTACGATTGCCGTTGTTATCACTTCGCTATCGCTTACTCGACAACGTACATCTTCCTGATGACCAATTCCTTTTAATAAATCATCTACCAAACAAAATATTCTTATAACTTTATCCCCGTTGAGCATCGATAAATACCGTTTTAAGTGTGGTAACTCAAAACTATTATTTTATTCGATGCTCTTCGCTTTTTATACCATAACCCGCAACTTGGGTTATTTAGTAAAATCTTATGCTGAACGAGGATATGTTACTCTTGCTTTTGATTTACCCGGAATATGTAATTCTGCAAAAACACCTTATTCATTCGGAAAATGGAAAACAAGGGCTGTTGGCGAAGCTCCTCGGTTTGATATAGACAGAAACTTGACAAACAGTACATTGACAGATGCAGAAGTTACAGGCATTGAAGGATTTAATTATTTATGTGCCCAACAAAATGTAGATATAAAAAATGTGGGTATTACAGGTTTTTCGTGGGGTGGTTATTCAACGACTTTTTTATCCGGAATATTGGGTAAAAGAGTAAAGGCAGCTTATGCTGTATTTGGTTGCGGATATTTTGATAAAGGTTCATTCTGGAAGAAAATAATTGACAGCTTATCTCCTGATATAAGAAGAAAATGGCTCAGGTATTTTGATGCCGGTCGTCGTGCAGGCAACATTAAAGCGCCTTATTTTTTAGAGGCAACCTCTAATGACACTTATTTCTGGCCCGAAGCTGTAGATAATACCTTAGATGTAATTCCCGGAATTAAAAATCATGTATGGGATACCAATTTTAATCATAGGCAAATGCCCTCAGGACATATAATGCAGCAATTATATTTTGACTATTACTTAAAAGGTAAGGGACAGCCGTTTGGTACAGCGAAGATTGCAGGCGAACAGCAATTGTCCAACGGAAATAAGGTACTTACAATTGAAGTTAATGAGCCTGCGAATATAACAGTTGCATCAGTTATTTTATATTATAGCGAACGGGCGAAAAATTGGCAGGAAAGAAAATGGATTCCTTTAAACACTACGTTAAAATCCGGGAATATATATACGGTAGAACTGCCGGCTAAATTAATAAAAGAAGGTGTTTGTTGCTATGGTTTTGTAACAGATAATCGCGGCGTTTCTGTATCCACCTATATGTATCATAGTATAAATTTTTCAAAAGTATTATAATTGTTGAATAAGTAAATGAACTTTAATTTAAAGATGTTTTTTGTGAGAAAAAACAGAATTATTTTGTTGTTTTGTTTTTCATGCCTGTTTAGGCTAATATCTTATAGTCAGGTAAAATATTCATACAGATTCAATCCAGAACAAGGTATGGTAAAGGAAACGGAGCAGCCTTTCCGCAAAGAAATTTGCCTGAACGGAACCTGGCAAATAATGCCTGTTTACACAAAAGATACAACGGACGATTTGCCTGCAACATTCGCTTGGGACTCAACGCGCATACGCATTCCATCGCCTTGGAATGTCAATGGTTTTACCAATACCAAAGGCAGCGATTTTGTTACTTTTCCGTCTTATCCCAAACGTTGGGACGATGCGCCTGTTGCCATTATGAAGAAAGATTTTTCTTTGCCAGCCGACTGGAACGGACAACGATTTTTTCTGCATTTTGATGCCGTTGCAGGTAAGGCAATTTATTATTTAAACGGAAGAAAGATTGGCGAAAATTTCGACATTTTTCTGCCTTATGAATTGGATGTTACAAAGTATGTAAATCCAAAAGGAACAAATGAATTGATGGTAAAAGTGATGGCATCCAAGCTCTTTGACAAGCAAGGGAAATACGGTCGCCGTCCTTATGTTTCGGGTTCTTTTTGGGGAACTTATATCAGCGGAATTTGGCAAGATGTTTATTTATTGGCAAAGCCGAATGTTTATATATCTGATGTTTACATTAATCCGCAAGTAATTTCCAATGAATTAAAAGTTGATGTTACGGTTAGAAATGAAACATCTTCAGAACAAAAAATTTCTTTAAACGAAGAAATAAGAAAATGGATAAATCTTGCAGGAAATTCAGTGAACGATGCGCCTGTCGAAAATAATAAATTGGATAATAAAGTTGCTTTACAATTGTCCAACGAGAACAATATTTCCATTCCCGCAAATTCATCTTATACAATTTCCTTAACACAACAAGTCAATCAAAAACTTGAAAACTGGACACCCGATAATCCTAATTTATACGGATTGGTTTTGCATTTGCAAACCGACGGAAAAAATATTGATGCAAAGTATCAACGCTTCGGTTGGCGGCAGTTTTCTTTCGATAAAGACACTTTGTTGCTGAACGGAAAACCGTTTCATTTGAAAGGCGACTCATGGCATTTCATGGGCGTACCTGAAATGACGCGGCGTTATGCTTGGGCGTGGTTTAGCACATTGAAAAAGGCAAACGGCAATGCCGTTCGTTTGCACGCGCAACCTTATCCGCATTTCTTTTTGGATGTTGCGGATGAAATGGGCATTTGCGTGTTGGACGAATCGGGGCTTTGGGCAAGCGACGCAGGGCCTGATATGACTTCAGACACATATTGGCAAAACAGCGAAACGCAAATTCATCATCTCGTTTTGCGCGACAGAAATCATCCTTCGGTTTTCGGCTGGAGCGTGTGCAACGAAACAGAACCGATTGTCCATAATGTATTTCATGCACCTGATTCCACTGCCCAAAGCTTGATTCATGAAATAAATACCTGGGTAAAAATTGCGAAGGAACTTGACCCTTCGCGTGCATGGATTTCGGGCGACGGCGAAACAATGTTTAAAACCGATTTACCCACAATTGTTGGGCATTACGGCGATGTAAATTCTATGAAAGAATGGTCTTCGCAGGGAAAACCATGGGGCATCGGCGAGCAGGGAATGGCTTATTATGGAACGCCTTTGCAGGTTTCAAAATACAATGGCAATCGTGCTTTTGAATCGCAACAAGGCAGGATGGAAGGACTTGCAAAAGAGGCGTATCAATTAATTCCCGAACAAAGAAAACTGGGTGCTTCTTATTCGAGTGTTTTCAACTTGGTATGGATTAAAGCCTTTGGCATTAGGCACAAAAGATACAACCAAACCAACCACCATAAACGACGGCGTATTTTTTACCCGTTTTAAAGAAGGCGAACCGGGCATGCAGCCGGAAAGAATCGGTTCATACATAACAACGTTGAATCCCGGTTATGACGCATCGCTTCCCATGTTTGAGCCGTGGCCTTTGTTTTACGCTATCAAAGCGGCGAATGCCACGCCTGTTGAGCCTTTCAGCATTTCAGGTGTTGATACGGTTGCAACAAATGTGGAAAATTTTCATCCTGCAAAAAATGATGTGCTTTTTCTTTCGCCGAAGACA from Arachidicoccus sp. BS20 encodes the following:
- a CDS encoding glycoside hydrolase family 71/99-like protein, producing MKIKLLALTLITANILCAQSKHAKTTLYPTYEGLVMAGYQGWFRTPGDGSGSKRFSYFSDTNTVGVDLWPDVSEYQKTYPTPFKFSDGSTAKLFSSYDKSTVDLHFKWMQQYGIDGVFMQRFFGTTKSHDAKNSSLVVLKNAFEAASKYKRAIAIMYDLSGLKASGEDCSSIIEDWKYLVDSLHVTNQPGTKTYLHYHGKPVVTIWGLGFPDRPYNIRDIGIMRLINFLKYDPVYGGCAIMIGVPTYWRELDNDCVNDPYLHQIIKSCDIVLPWMVQRFSPLLHHDMDRYRDLIEKDIQWCNQNHLAYVPCIYPGFSWHNLSVHAFPDDIKPLGSIPREGGKFYWQQIYTSLNAGAKMLYVAMFDEINEGTAIFKCVDNPPSAGNTHFTGMDGKPSGYYLWLTGQAADMLHGKKPLSITVPVRKK
- a CDS encoding glycoside hydrolase family 2 protein is translated as MVKETEQPFRKEICLNGTWQIMPVYTKDTTDDLPATFAWDSTRIRIPSPWNVNGFTNTKGSDFVTFPSYPKRWDDAPVAIMKKDFSLPADWNGQRFFLHFDAVAGKAIYYLNGRKIGENFDIFLPYELDVTKYVNPKGTNELMVKVMASKLFDKQGKYGRRPYVSGSFWGTYISGIWQDVYLLAKPNVYISDVYINPQVISNELKVDVTVRNETSSEQKISLNEEIRKWINLAGNSVNDAPVENNKLDNKVALQLSNENNISIPANSSYTISLTQQVNQKLENWTPDNPNLYGLVLHLQTDGKNIDAKYQRFGWRQFSFDKDTLLLNGKPFHLKGDSWHFMGVPEMTRRYAWAWFSTLKKANGNAVRLHAQPYPHFFLDVADEMGICVLDESGLWASDAGPDMTSDTYWQNSETQIHHLVLRDRNHPSVFGWSVCNETEPIVHNVFHAPDSTAQSLIHEINTWVKIAKELDPSRAWISGDGETMFKTDLPTIVGHYGDVNSMKEWSSQGKPWGIGEQGMAYYGTPLQVSKYNGNRAFESQQGRMEGLAKEAYQLIPEQRKLGASYSSVFNLVWIKAFGIRHKRYNQTNHHKRRRIFYPF
- a CDS encoding alpha/beta hydrolase family protein, with the protein product MLFAFYTITRNLGYLVKSYAERGYVTLAFDLPGICNSAKTPYSFGKWKTRAVGEAPRFDIDRNLTNSTLTDAEVTGIEGFNYLCAQQNVDIKNVGITGFSWGGYSTTFLSGILGKRVKAAYAVFGCGYFDKGSFWKKIIDSLSPDIRRKWLRYFDAGRRAGNIKAPYFLEATSNDTYFWPEAVDNTLDVIPGIKNHVWDTNFNHRQMPSGHIMQQLYFDYYLKGKGQPFGTAKIAGEQQLSNGNKVLTIEVNEPANITVASVILYYSERAKNWQERKWIPLNTTLKSGNIYTVELPAKLIKEGVCCYGFVTDNRGVSVSTYMYHSINFSKVL
- a CDS encoding IS982 family transposase, which gives rise to MLNGDKVIRIFCLVDDLLKGIGHQEDVRCRVSDSEVITTAIVAALYLGGHHDNARGFMQMTGMCPQMLDKSRYNRRLHRLEPLLCSMFFQLGGYLKDISGASSYVIDSFPVAVCDNIRISRSKMLKGKQWRGRQSSMRRYFYGVKVQVLTTAKGIPVEFGFVPGSESDVQALKKLPLSVAPESCIYGDAAYTDYTIEDDMLEAENIHLMIGRKSNSKRKDEPWVRFLKEHSRKRIETTFSEIKNLFLRKIHAVTFKGFLLKILMFIFAYTLNRLTD